Proteins co-encoded in one Oncorhynchus keta strain PuntledgeMale-10-30-2019 chromosome 36, Oket_V2, whole genome shotgun sequence genomic window:
- the shld2 gene encoding shieldin complex subunit 2 isoform X1, with product MTDKPKIHVFMGAPPLTPVSDVDEGKSGQWRTMELCWQGGRLRAREDEGVIHGSDGRGEVDASSEPGELPSTSKHGTSLQGPETTQAGLAPLASSTPQNEQTVINDEDMCSESVKEYLDSCFPAGQPDPGPESAPERAGIQSDPAPGQSVSVETEYLSAWTVSQALLLRGRLGGQPETSPVKTRLPQTPPKSTPSTFTSSPELYSPATPTQSPRERGQGGTQQGSMELFYETLLSQRQEEGGVILEATADGMLCSQGNPMGNKEVGVVSKSPLPSPRSPVNTSPAPPAPKRSKVSPTIGRTDKSSDQTTGKGCVTSQAHTTLARCGTQGVRYSILVAVVHPCHLKEIRVRSGASAGSCIPLASVVVTDQSEVEMKVVLWRRAAFWALTVYSGDVLLITGVMVNEDKWRGERVLQSSYSSKLLNLGQVTGSSSPLVPQNVNGRTLRSLCGYLREKRPLLVSLPPRVPQDPNTIAHARLRTLRPDTLVHVLLRITHTEMITGWRAEAEGTSRVGGVLKAVLTVEQGDGQQGAVVLWGAALTWLQRINRNKDAVWVFRLLLVRESMTTGLLELHSTPWGSCEPLFSDDMRALEFYRPGPAKHTSTSVEIDLHTLLSQKYTGDVELRVHVTAFQFQGSPSQNALQRMDSDTHLESILDTVSGDITFTGCGRCAAELDTDDNGIYCPCYPCLPHTGVRRYYRPVILTVKNGENQVCVQVPPVLLQKMLLDTPPDKLSKTVAPGSGVRLVQVVAERIYSLLSIPRRTFLLTVRSHFLCDENSVPTAQDFLLLDFHDPKS from the exons ATGACCGACAAACCCAAAATTCATGTGTTCATGGGTGCCCCTCCCCTCACACCTGTGTCTGATGTTGATGAGGGAAAGTCTGGTCAGTGGAGGACCATGGAGCTCTGCTGGCAGGGGGGCAGACTGAGGGCCAGGGAAGATGAGGGTGTGATCCATGGAAGTGACGGTCGAGGTGAGGTTGACGCTTCATCAGAGCCCGGAGAGCTGCCCAGTACCAGCAAGCACGGTACCAGTCTCCAAGGTCCTGAGACAACCCAGGCTGGCCTGGCCCCTTTGGCGAGCTCAACTCCCCAGAATGAGCAAACAGTCATTAATGATGAGGACATGTGTTCTGAATCAGTGAAGGAGTATCTGGACAGCTGCTTCCCTGCCGGGCAGCCTGACCCAGGGCCTGAGTCTGCCCCTGAGAGAGCAGGCATCCAGTCAGATCCAgcccctggtcagtctgtgtctgtggagACGGAGTACCTCAGTGCATGGACAGTCAGCCAGGCCCTGCTCCTGAGAGGAAGACTGGGGGGACAACCAGAAACCAGCCCTGTGAAAACCAGACTTCCACAAACGCCACCTAAATCCACGCCATCCACTTTCACCAGCTCCCCAGAGCTGTACAGCCCAGCCACCCCCACTCAGTCCCCCAGAGAGCGGGGCCAAGGAGGGACCCAGCAGGGCTCCATGGAGCTCTTCTATGAGACCCTGCTGAGCCAGAGGCAGGAGGAAGGAGGGGTGATACTGGAGGCCACTGCTGATGGGATGCTCTGCTCTCAGGGTAACCCAATGGGGAACAAAGAAGTGGGTGTAGTCTCCAAAAGCCCTCTCCCATCACCTAGATCCCCTGTAAATACCTCACCGGCACCCCCAGCCCCTAAAAGGAGTAAAGTCTCCCCCACAATAGGCAGAACTGATAAGTCATCAGACCAGACTACAGGGAAGGGTTGTGTTACTTCCCAAGCCCACACCACCCTGGCTAGATGTGGCACCCAGGGAGTGCGTTACTCCATCTTAGTGGCCGTGGTGCACCCGTGTCATCTGAAGGAGATCAGAGTGAGGTCCGGGGCGTCTGCTGGCTCCTGTATCCCCCTGGCCTCTGTGGTGGTTACTGACCAATCAGAAGTGGAGATGAAGGTGGTCCTGTGGAGGAGGGCAGCATTCTGGGCCCTGACTGTGTATTCTGGAGATGTGCTGCTCATCACTG GTGTGATGGTGAATGAGgacaagtggagaggagagagggttctGCAGTCGTCGTACAGCAGCAAGCTCCTCAACCTGGGCCAAGTCACTGGCAGCAGCTCACCTCTAG TCCCACAGAATGTGAATGGCCGGACACTGAGGTCTCTTTGTGGTTACCTGCGTGAGAAGCGTCCCCTGCTGGTGTCCCTCCCTCCTCGCGTCCCTCAGGATCCTAACACCATCGCCCACGCCCGTCTCAGGACCCTGAGACCTGACACACTGGTGCATGTACTGCTTCGAATCACACACACTGAGATGATCACAG GGTGGCGAGCCGAGGCAGAGGGCACGTCCAGGGTAGGAGGAGTACTGAAGGCTGTGCTGACTGTAGAGCAGGGGGATGGACAGCAGGGGGCAGTGGTGCTCTGGGGAGCTGCCTTGACCTGGCTGCAGCGTATCAACAGGAACAAAG ATGCAGTGTGGGTTTTCCGTTTGCTCCTGGTAAGAGAGAGTATGACGACAGGCCTGCTGGAGCTGCACTCCACCCCCTGGGGCTCCTGTGAGCCTCTCTTCTCTGACGACATGCGGGCGCTGGAGTTCTACCGGCCAGGCCCTGCCAAACATACCAGCACCAGCGTGGAGATAGACCTGCACACTCTCCTGTCCCAGAAGTACACTG GTGATGTGGAACTGAGAGTTCACGTCACAGCTTTCCAGTTTCAAGGCAGCCCCTCCCAGAATGCACTGCAGCGGATGGACAGCGACACGCATCTGGAGAGTATCCTGGACACAGTGTCAGGTGATATCACGTTCACAGGTTGTGGACGCTGCGCTGCCGAGCTGGACACAGATGACAACGGGATCTACTGTCCCTGCTACCCCTGCCTCCCCCATACTGGAGTACGACGCTATTACAG GCCAGTAATACTGACAGTGAAGAATGGGGAAAACCAAGTGTGTGTGCAGGTGCCACCTGTCCTGCTGCAGAAGATGCTGCTCGACACTCCTCCTGACAAGCTGAGCAAGACGGTCG CTCCAGGGTCAGGTGTGAGGTTAGTCCAGGTAGTGGCTGAGAGGATTTATTCCTTGCTGTCCATTCCCAGACGCACCTTCCTCCTTACCGTCCGCAGCCACTTCCTTTGTGACGAGAACAGTGTCCCCACTGCACAGGACTTTCTACTGCTGGATTTTCATGACCCCAAATCATAA
- the shld2 gene encoding shieldin complex subunit 2 isoform X2, protein MTDKPKIHVFMGAPPLTPVSDVDEGKSGQWRTMELCWQGGRLRAREDEGVIHGSDGRGEVDASSEPGELPSTSKHGTSLQGPETTQAGLAPLASSTPQNEQTVINDEDMCSESVKEYLDSCFPAGQPDPGPESAPERAGIQSDPAPGQSVSVETEYLSAWTVSQALLLRGRLGGQPETSPVKTRLPQTPPKSTPSTFTSSPELYSPATPTQSPRERGQGGTQQGSMELFYETLLSQRQEEGGVILEATADGMLCSQGNPMGNKEVGVVSKSPLPSPRSPVNTSPAPPAPKRSKVSPTIGRTDKSSDQTTGKGCVTSQAHTTLARCGTQGVRYSILVAVVHPCHLKEIRVRSGASAGSCIPLASVVVTDQSEVEMKVVLWRRAAFWALTVYSGDVLLITGVMVNEDKWRGERVLQSSYSSKLLNLGQVTGSSSPLVPQNVNGRTLRSLCGYLREKRPLLVSLPPRVPQDPNTIAHARLRTLRPDTLVHVLLRITHTEMITGWRAEAEGTSRVGGVLKAVLTVEQGDGQQGAVVLWGAALTWLQRINRNKDAVWVFRLLLVRESMTTGLLELHSTPWGSCEPLFSDDMRALEFYRPGPAKHTSTSVEIDLHTLLSQKYTGDVELRVHVTAFQFQGSPSQNALQRMDSDTHLESILDTVSGDITFTGCGRCAAELDTDDNGIYCPCYPCLPHTGVRRYYRPVILTVKNGENQVCVQVPPVLLQKMLLDTPPDKLSKTLQGQV, encoded by the exons ATGACCGACAAACCCAAAATTCATGTGTTCATGGGTGCCCCTCCCCTCACACCTGTGTCTGATGTTGATGAGGGAAAGTCTGGTCAGTGGAGGACCATGGAGCTCTGCTGGCAGGGGGGCAGACTGAGGGCCAGGGAAGATGAGGGTGTGATCCATGGAAGTGACGGTCGAGGTGAGGTTGACGCTTCATCAGAGCCCGGAGAGCTGCCCAGTACCAGCAAGCACGGTACCAGTCTCCAAGGTCCTGAGACAACCCAGGCTGGCCTGGCCCCTTTGGCGAGCTCAACTCCCCAGAATGAGCAAACAGTCATTAATGATGAGGACATGTGTTCTGAATCAGTGAAGGAGTATCTGGACAGCTGCTTCCCTGCCGGGCAGCCTGACCCAGGGCCTGAGTCTGCCCCTGAGAGAGCAGGCATCCAGTCAGATCCAgcccctggtcagtctgtgtctgtggagACGGAGTACCTCAGTGCATGGACAGTCAGCCAGGCCCTGCTCCTGAGAGGAAGACTGGGGGGACAACCAGAAACCAGCCCTGTGAAAACCAGACTTCCACAAACGCCACCTAAATCCACGCCATCCACTTTCACCAGCTCCCCAGAGCTGTACAGCCCAGCCACCCCCACTCAGTCCCCCAGAGAGCGGGGCCAAGGAGGGACCCAGCAGGGCTCCATGGAGCTCTTCTATGAGACCCTGCTGAGCCAGAGGCAGGAGGAAGGAGGGGTGATACTGGAGGCCACTGCTGATGGGATGCTCTGCTCTCAGGGTAACCCAATGGGGAACAAAGAAGTGGGTGTAGTCTCCAAAAGCCCTCTCCCATCACCTAGATCCCCTGTAAATACCTCACCGGCACCCCCAGCCCCTAAAAGGAGTAAAGTCTCCCCCACAATAGGCAGAACTGATAAGTCATCAGACCAGACTACAGGGAAGGGTTGTGTTACTTCCCAAGCCCACACCACCCTGGCTAGATGTGGCACCCAGGGAGTGCGTTACTCCATCTTAGTGGCCGTGGTGCACCCGTGTCATCTGAAGGAGATCAGAGTGAGGTCCGGGGCGTCTGCTGGCTCCTGTATCCCCCTGGCCTCTGTGGTGGTTACTGACCAATCAGAAGTGGAGATGAAGGTGGTCCTGTGGAGGAGGGCAGCATTCTGGGCCCTGACTGTGTATTCTGGAGATGTGCTGCTCATCACTG GTGTGATGGTGAATGAGgacaagtggagaggagagagggttctGCAGTCGTCGTACAGCAGCAAGCTCCTCAACCTGGGCCAAGTCACTGGCAGCAGCTCACCTCTAG TCCCACAGAATGTGAATGGCCGGACACTGAGGTCTCTTTGTGGTTACCTGCGTGAGAAGCGTCCCCTGCTGGTGTCCCTCCCTCCTCGCGTCCCTCAGGATCCTAACACCATCGCCCACGCCCGTCTCAGGACCCTGAGACCTGACACACTGGTGCATGTACTGCTTCGAATCACACACACTGAGATGATCACAG GGTGGCGAGCCGAGGCAGAGGGCACGTCCAGGGTAGGAGGAGTACTGAAGGCTGTGCTGACTGTAGAGCAGGGGGATGGACAGCAGGGGGCAGTGGTGCTCTGGGGAGCTGCCTTGACCTGGCTGCAGCGTATCAACAGGAACAAAG ATGCAGTGTGGGTTTTCCGTTTGCTCCTGGTAAGAGAGAGTATGACGACAGGCCTGCTGGAGCTGCACTCCACCCCCTGGGGCTCCTGTGAGCCTCTCTTCTCTGACGACATGCGGGCGCTGGAGTTCTACCGGCCAGGCCCTGCCAAACATACCAGCACCAGCGTGGAGATAGACCTGCACACTCTCCTGTCCCAGAAGTACACTG GTGATGTGGAACTGAGAGTTCACGTCACAGCTTTCCAGTTTCAAGGCAGCCCCTCCCAGAATGCACTGCAGCGGATGGACAGCGACACGCATCTGGAGAGTATCCTGGACACAGTGTCAGGTGATATCACGTTCACAGGTTGTGGACGCTGCGCTGCCGAGCTGGACACAGATGACAACGGGATCTACTGTCCCTGCTACCCCTGCCTCCCCCATACTGGAGTACGACGCTATTACAG GCCAGTAATACTGACAGTGAAGAATGGGGAAAACCAAGTGTGTGTGCAGGTGCCACCTGTCCTGCTGCAGAAGATGCTGCTCGACACTCCTCCTGACAAGCTGAGCAAGACG CTCCAGGGTCAGGTGTGA